In a genomic window of Streptomyces sp. NBC_01231:
- a CDS encoding alpha/beta hydrolase, translating to MGTGPAGHVARSTDRPHSETTRRTPLRTFLYTVDGVTIDSVYDPGDVVYDASASPSGGPVFVIAHGFTGDVDRPHVRRVATAFARYGAVVTFSFRGHGASGGRSTVGDREVLDLAAAVEWARSLGHPRVITVGFSMGGSVALRHAALYGPNPPKEEPVPTGHARGATDAVVSVSAPARWYYRGTAPMRRLHWLVSRPEGRLVGRYGFRTRIHHRGWDPVPLSPVAAVERIAPTPLLIVHGEQDGYFPLDHPRMLAGAAGDHGELWLEPGMGHAEHAATDELLARIGDWAVGRAG from the coding sequence ATGGGTACCGGTCCGGCAGGTCATGTGGCGCGATCCACCGATCGTCCGCACTCCGAGACGACCAGACGTACACCTTTGCGTACGTTTCTGTACACCGTCGACGGGGTGACGATCGATTCCGTATACGACCCGGGGGACGTTGTATACGACGCCTCGGCGTCACCTTCCGGTGGCCCGGTGTTCGTGATCGCGCACGGCTTCACCGGCGACGTGGACCGGCCGCACGTCCGGCGGGTGGCCACGGCGTTCGCGCGGTACGGCGCCGTGGTCACGTTCTCCTTCCGGGGCCACGGCGCCTCCGGTGGTCGCTCCACGGTGGGCGACCGGGAGGTGCTGGACCTCGCCGCCGCGGTCGAGTGGGCCCGTTCGCTCGGGCACCCACGGGTGATCACCGTCGGTTTCTCGATGGGCGGCTCGGTGGCCCTGCGGCACGCGGCGCTGTACGGCCCGAATCCCCCGAAAGAGGAGCCGGTGCCCACGGGGCACGCTCGAGGGGCGACTGACGCGGTGGTCTCGGTGAGCGCCCCGGCCCGCTGGTACTACCGGGGCACGGCCCCCATGCGCCGACTCCACTGGCTGGTGAGCCGCCCCGAGGGCCGTCTGGTGGGCCGCTACGGATTCCGGACGCGCATCCACCACCGTGGGTGGGACCCGGTGCCGCTGTCGCCCGTGGCGGCGGTCGAGAGGATCGCGCCGACACCGCTGCTGATCGTGCACGGTGAACAGGACGGCTACTTCCCCCTCGACCACCCCCGGATGCTGGCCGGGGCCGCCGGCGACCACGGCGAACTCTGGCTGGAGCCCGGCATGGGCCACGCCGAACACGCGGCCACGGACGAGCTGCTGGCCCGCATCGGGGACTGGGCTGTCGGCCGGGCGGGCTAG
- a CDS encoding response regulator transcription factor, which produces MSSLLLLTNALQPSTEVLPALGLLLHNVRVAPAEGPALVDTPGADVILIDGRRDLPQVRSLCQLLRSTGPGCPLILVVTEGGLAAVTADWGIDDVLLDTAGPAEVEARLRLAMGRQQIVNDDSPMEIRNGDLSVDEATYSAKLKGRVLDLTFKEFELLKYLAQHPGRVFTRAQLLQEVWGYDYFGGTRTVDVHVRRLRAKLGPEHESLIGTVRNVGYRFVTPEKGERATDEAKAKAAAAKPDDTDETDALDAAEIAAEA; this is translated from the coding sequence ATGAGTTCTCTGCTGCTCCTGACCAATGCCCTCCAGCCGTCGACGGAGGTGCTTCCCGCTCTCGGTTTGCTGCTGCACAACGTGCGCGTGGCGCCGGCGGAGGGCCCCGCCCTCGTCGACACCCCGGGCGCCGACGTCATCCTGATCGACGGTCGCCGTGACCTGCCACAGGTCCGCAGCCTGTGCCAGCTGCTGCGCTCCACCGGGCCCGGCTGTCCGCTCATCCTCGTCGTGACCGAGGGCGGCCTCGCGGCCGTCACCGCCGACTGGGGCATCGACGACGTACTGCTCGACACCGCCGGTCCGGCGGAGGTCGAGGCCCGTCTGCGCCTGGCCATGGGCCGCCAGCAGATCGTCAACGACGACTCCCCCATGGAGATCCGCAACGGCGACCTGTCGGTCGACGAGGCGACCTACTCCGCCAAGCTCAAGGGCCGGGTCCTCGACCTCACCTTCAAGGAGTTCGAGCTCCTGAAGTACCTCGCCCAGCACCCGGGCCGCGTCTTCACGCGCGCACAGCTCCTCCAGGAGGTCTGGGGCTACGACTACTTCGGCGGCACCCGGACGGTCGACGTCCACGTACGACGGCTGCGCGCCAAGCTCGGACCCGAGCACGAGTCGCTGATCGGGACCGTCCGGAACGTCGGTTATCGATTCGTTACTCCAGAGAAGGGCGAGCGCGCCACGGACGAGGCGAAGGCCAAGGCGGCCGCGGCAAAGCCGGACGATACGGATGAGACGGACGCTCTGGACGCCGCCGAGATCGCAGCCGAGGCGTAG
- a CDS encoding LacI family transcriptional regulator, whose product MAKVTRDDVARLAGTSTAVVSYVINNGPRPVAPATRERVLAAIKELSYRPDRVAQAMASRRTDLIGLIVPDARQPFFGEMAHAVEQAASERGKMVLVGNSDYVGEREVHYLRAFLGMRVSGLVLVSHALNDNAAAEIDAWDARVVLLHERPEAIDDVAVVTDDLGGAQLAVRHLLEHGYDYVACMGGTAETPAVGDPVSDHVEGWRRAMQEAGLPTEGRVFEAPYNRYDAYRVALDILSGPQRPPAIFCSTDDQAIGVLRAARELRLDVPGQLAVAGFDDIKEAALADPPLTTVASDRSAMARAAVDLVLDDGLRVPGSRQERLKQFPSRLVLRRSCGCA is encoded by the coding sequence GTGGCCAAGGTAACCAGGGATGATGTGGCGCGGCTGGCAGGGACGTCCACTGCCGTCGTCAGCTATGTCATCAACAACGGACCCCGGCCGGTTGCCCCGGCCACGCGCGAGCGTGTCCTCGCCGCGATCAAGGAACTGAGCTACCGGCCCGACCGGGTCGCCCAGGCGATGGCGTCACGCCGCACGGATCTCATAGGCCTGATCGTGCCGGACGCCCGCCAGCCCTTCTTCGGGGAGATGGCGCACGCGGTCGAACAGGCCGCGTCCGAGCGCGGCAAGATGGTGCTGGTCGGCAACTCCGACTACGTCGGCGAGCGCGAGGTCCACTACCTGCGTGCCTTCCTGGGCATGCGGGTCTCCGGCCTCGTCCTCGTCAGCCACGCCCTGAACGACAACGCCGCCGCCGAGATCGACGCCTGGGACGCCCGGGTGGTGCTGCTGCACGAGCGGCCGGAGGCCATCGACGACGTCGCCGTCGTCACGGACGACCTCGGCGGCGCCCAGCTCGCGGTCCGCCACCTGCTGGAGCACGGCTACGACTACGTCGCCTGCATGGGCGGCACCGCCGAGACCCCCGCCGTCGGCGACCCCGTCTCCGACCATGTCGAGGGCTGGCGGCGCGCGATGCAGGAGGCCGGGCTCCCCACCGAGGGCCGGGTCTTCGAGGCGCCGTACAACCGTTACGACGCCTACCGCGTGGCGCTCGACATCCTCTCCGGGCCGCAGCGGCCGCCCGCGATCTTCTGCTCCACCGACGACCAGGCCATCGGCGTGCTGCGCGCGGCGCGTGAGCTGCGGCTCGACGTGCCCGGCCAGCTGGCCGTGGCCGGCTTCGACGACATCAAGGAGGCGGCGTTGGCCGACCCGCCCCTGACGACGGTCGCGTCGGACCGCTCCGCCATGGCCCGGGCCGCCGTGGACCTCGTCCTCGACGACGGGCTGCGGGTGCCCGGCTCCCGGCAGGAGCGGCTGAAGCAGTTCCCGTCTCGGCTGGTGCTGCGCAGGTCCTGTGGCTGCGCGTGA
- a CDS encoding trypsin-like peptidase domain-containing protein: MTESFRRSGAYENPENSQGHGEQAAYPQQQYSPSPVNPEWPPPPNQAPGQVQAQAPAQGPVQAPASAGFANEGAYGGGAYGGGAYGGGHGGDGGGGTAVMTAVPAGPAPAAAPKKRTRGPLALLAAVAIVAAAIGGGTAYGIQELTGNDTATSSSTSTTVVPSSAKGTVAGVAKAVSPSIVEINATSNVGESTGSGVVITGDGEIITNNHVISGATSIKASTSDGKTYTAKVVGTDSKKDLALIKLENASGLKTATLGDSSGIQVGDTVVAIGSPEGLTGTVTSGIVSALNRDVTVSTDESQQQQQQGGGNGQWPFEFGGREFNGDTGSSTTTYKALQTDASLNPGNSGGALIDMNGNIVGINSAMYSAASGSSSSSSVAGSVGLGFAIPINTVKADLDTLRAGGSDTN, translated from the coding sequence ATGACCGAGAGCTTCCGCCGCAGCGGCGCGTACGAGAACCCCGAGAACTCCCAGGGTCACGGCGAGCAGGCCGCGTACCCCCAGCAGCAGTACTCCCCCTCCCCCGTGAACCCGGAGTGGCCGCCCCCGCCGAACCAGGCGCCGGGTCAGGTACAGGCTCAGGCACCGGCGCAGGGCCCGGTCCAGGCACCCGCGTCCGCCGGATTCGCGAACGAGGGTGCGTACGGCGGTGGTGCGTACGGGGGTGGTGCGTACGGGGGTGGGCACGGTGGTGACGGCGGTGGCGGTACGGCCGTGATGACGGCGGTTCCGGCCGGACCGGCGCCCGCCGCGGCCCCCAAGAAGCGCACCCGGGGTCCGCTCGCCCTGCTCGCCGCCGTGGCGATCGTCGCCGCGGCGATAGGCGGCGGGACCGCGTACGGCATCCAGGAGCTGACCGGCAACGACACGGCCACCTCCAGCAGCACCAGCACGACCGTGGTGCCGTCCTCCGCCAAGGGCACGGTCGCCGGGGTGGCCAAGGCGGTCAGCCCGAGCATCGTCGAGATCAACGCCACCTCGAACGTCGGCGAGTCCACCGGCTCCGGCGTGGTCATCACCGGCGACGGCGAGATCATCACCAACAACCACGTCATCTCCGGCGCCACCTCGATCAAGGCGAGCACCAGCGACGGCAAGACCTACACCGCGAAGGTCGTCGGCACCGACAGCAAGAAGGACCTGGCCCTGATCAAGCTGGAGAACGCCTCCGGCCTGAAGACGGCCACCCTCGGCGACTCCAGCGGCATCCAGGTCGGCGACACGGTCGTGGCGATCGGCTCCCCCGAGGGCCTGACCGGCACCGTCACCAGCGGCATCGTCTCCGCCCTGAACCGTGACGTCACCGTCTCCACGGACGAGAGCCAGCAGCAACAGCAGCAGGGCGGCGGCAACGGCCAGTGGCCGTTCGAGTTCGGCGGCCGGGAGTTCAACGGCGACACCGGCTCGTCCACGACCACGTACAAGGCGCTCCAGACGGACGCCTCGCTCAACCCCGGCAACTCCGGCGGCGCCCTGATCGACATGAACGGCAACATCGTCGGGATCAACTCGGCGATGTACTCGGCCGCCTCCGGATCGTCCTCGTCCTCGTCCGTCGCGGGCAGCGTGGGCCTCGGATTCGCCATACCGATCAACACCGTCAAGGCCGACCTGGACACGCTGCGGGCCGGCGGCTCCGACACCAATTGA
- a CDS encoding response regulator transcription factor — MSPAEGDRDTQRILIVDDEPAVREALQRSLAFEGYDTEVAVDGADALEKATAYQPDLLVLDIQMPRMDGLTAARRIRGAGDTTPILMLTARDTVGDRVTGLDAGADDYLVKPFELDELFARVRALLRRSSYAASRAGVEEDEALTFADLRMDLATREVTRAGRPVELTRTEFTLLEMFMAHPRQVLTREQILKAVWGFDFEPSSNSLDVYVMYLRRKTEAGGEPRLVHTVRGVGYVLRQGGAE; from the coding sequence ATGAGCCCCGCCGAAGGCGACCGTGACACCCAGCGCATCCTGATCGTCGACGACGAGCCGGCGGTACGCGAGGCACTCCAGCGCAGCCTCGCCTTCGAGGGCTACGACACGGAGGTCGCGGTCGACGGCGCGGACGCTCTGGAGAAGGCGACCGCGTACCAGCCCGACCTGCTGGTCCTGGACATCCAGATGCCGCGCATGGACGGTCTGACCGCCGCGCGGCGCATCCGCGGGGCCGGCGACACCACGCCGATCCTCATGCTCACGGCCCGCGACACGGTCGGCGACCGGGTCACCGGGCTCGACGCGGGCGCCGACGACTACCTGGTCAAGCCCTTCGAACTCGACGAACTCTTCGCCCGTGTCCGCGCGCTGCTGCGGCGCAGCTCGTACGCGGCGTCCCGAGCGGGCGTGGAGGAGGACGAGGCCCTCACCTTCGCCGACCTGCGCATGGACCTCGCGACGCGGGAGGTCACGCGGGCCGGGCGGCCGGTGGAACTGACCCGTACCGAGTTCACCCTCCTGGAGATGTTCATGGCGCACCCGCGCCAGGTCCTCACGCGCGAGCAGATCCTGAAGGCGGTGTGGGGCTTCGACTTCGAGCCGTCGTCCAACTCGCTCGACGTGTACGTGATGTACCTGCGCCGCAAGACGGAGGCGGGCGGCGAGCCGCGGCTCGTGCACACGGTGCGGGGTGTGGGGTACGTGTTGCGGCAGGGCGGCGCGGAGTGA
- a CDS encoding HAMP domain-containing histidine kinase, with product MRKVVRRFRTLPIRSRLALLVAAAVAFAVAAVAVTCWFIVQGKLYDQVDADLQKGAKPQQLGEVQLLLRACPQAPQADNASDLRAHNSVYLQLVETDGKSCVSSNSEGTVETTDADKNVIKNADPEQGTFRNGTDKDGNAVRVLTVPLLVSQGPGSPPVLYPDTALLVAVPLKNTQSTLNDLALILLLVSGVGVLGAGAAGLAVARAGLRPIDKLTEAVEHVARTEDLGIRIPVDEAGEDEVARLSHSFNSMTSALANSRELQQQLIADAGHELRTPLTSLRTNIELLTRSEETGRPIPAADRKALLASVKAQMTELAALIGDLQELSRSEGQQGERVQVIALEDTVESALRRARLRGPELTITAELQPWYVRSEPAALERAVVNILDNAVKFSPEGGTIEVRLNEGVLTVRDHGPGIPAEELPHVFDRFWRSPSARALPGSGLGLSIVARTVQQAGGEVTLARAEGGGTVVTVHMPGAPVPPPEVP from the coding sequence GTGAGGAAGGTCGTCCGCAGGTTCCGTACGCTGCCGATCCGGTCCAGACTGGCGCTGCTGGTGGCGGCGGCGGTGGCGTTCGCGGTGGCGGCGGTGGCGGTGACCTGCTGGTTCATCGTGCAGGGGAAGTTGTACGACCAGGTCGACGCCGATCTACAGAAGGGCGCCAAGCCTCAGCAACTCGGCGAGGTCCAACTCCTGCTCCGCGCGTGCCCGCAGGCTCCGCAGGCGGACAACGCCAGCGACCTCCGGGCCCACAACAGCGTGTACCTCCAACTGGTCGAGACCGACGGGAAGTCCTGCGTCTCCTCGAACTCCGAGGGCACGGTCGAGACCACCGACGCCGACAAGAACGTGATCAAGAACGCCGACCCGGAGCAGGGCACGTTCCGCAACGGCACCGACAAGGACGGCAACGCCGTACGCGTTCTGACCGTCCCCCTGCTGGTGAGCCAGGGGCCCGGCTCCCCGCCGGTGCTCTACCCCGACACGGCTCTCCTCGTCGCGGTCCCCCTGAAGAACACCCAGTCCACCCTCAACGACCTCGCCCTGATCCTTCTCCTCGTCTCCGGTGTCGGCGTCCTCGGCGCCGGGGCTGCCGGCCTCGCGGTCGCCCGCGCCGGTCTGCGTCCGATCGACAAGCTCACCGAGGCCGTCGAACACGTCGCCCGCACCGAGGACCTGGGCATCCGCATCCCGGTCGACGAGGCCGGCGAGGACGAGGTGGCCCGCCTCTCCCACTCCTTCAACTCCATGACCTCCGCCCTCGCCAACTCCCGCGAACTCCAGCAACAGCTCATCGCGGACGCCGGCCACGAACTCCGCACCCCCCTCACCTCCCTCCGTACCAACATCGAACTCCTCACCCGCAGCGAGGAGACCGGCCGCCCCATCCCCGCCGCCGACCGCAAGGCCCTGCTCGCCTCGGTGAAGGCGCAGATGACCGAACTGGCCGCGCTGATCGGCGACTTGCAGGAGCTGTCCCGTTCGGAGGGGCAGCAGGGTGAGCGCGTCCAGGTGATCGCGCTGGAGGACACGGTCGAGTCGGCCCTGCGCCGCGCCCGGCTGCGGGGGCCCGAACTGACCATCACCGCCGAACTTCAGCCCTGGTACGTCCGCTCGGAACCGGCCGCGCTGGAACGCGCGGTGGTCAACATCCTGGACAACGCGGTGAAGTTCAGCCCCGAGGGCGGCACCATCGAGGTGCGGCTGAACGAGGGGGTCCTGACGGTCCGCGACCACGGACCCGGCATCCCCGCCGAGGAACTCCCGCACGTCTTCGACCGCTTCTGGCGCTCACCGAGCGCCCGCGCGCTACCGGGCTCGGGCCTGGGTCTGTCGATCGTGGCCCGCACGGTCCAGCAGGCGGGCGGCGAGGTGACGCTGGCCCGCGCGGAGGGGGGCGGCACGGTGGTCACGGTACACATGCCGGGGGCGCCGGTGCCGCCGCCGGAGGTGCCGTGA
- a CDS encoding SigE family RNA polymerase sigma factor, whose amino-acid sequence MARSSHRSEEIEAFMQAVSPRLFRAALLVCGDWHLAEDLVQTTLGKAFVSWSRVRKADSPHAYVRTILMRTYLSHVRLHRTYERPVGELPEQPATTHDPALRLALTQALALLSPQDRAVVVLRYWEDRSVAQTAAELGLSAGNVRIRSMRALSTLRTSLGGEHDVLAGR is encoded by the coding sequence ATGGCCAGGTCGTCACACCGGTCGGAAGAGATCGAGGCCTTCATGCAGGCCGTGAGCCCCCGTCTCTTCCGTGCCGCGCTGCTGGTCTGCGGTGACTGGCATCTCGCGGAGGACCTGGTGCAGACCACCCTGGGCAAGGCGTTCGTCTCCTGGAGCCGGGTCCGCAAGGCCGACAGCCCGCACGCCTATGTGCGCACCATCCTGATGCGCACGTATCTCTCGCATGTCCGGCTGCATCGGACGTACGAGAGACCCGTGGGCGAGCTGCCGGAGCAGCCGGCCACCACCCACGACCCGGCCCTGCGGCTTGCGCTGACGCAGGCGCTGGCGTTGTTGTCGCCGCAGGACCGGGCCGTGGTGGTGCTGCGCTACTGGGAGGACAGAAGCGTCGCGCAGACCGCGGCGGAACTCGGCCTGAGCGCCGGAAACGTGCGTATCCGCAGCATGCGGGCACTGTCGACGCTTCGTACGTCGCTGGGCGGCGAGCACGACGTTCTCGCCGGTCGCTGA
- a CDS encoding ABC transporter permease, giving the protein MAGMLQRPARSALTALGTVLGVGTFVAILGLTATTSSQIDARFNVLTATEVNVEDIGLEQNEFVPLAFPKDADARVQRLGGVEHAGVYWTVDTRDTDATIRSSPVGDASTGERSNIVAASPGAVEAAVPHVAQGRIYDAYAERTAQPVVMIGSGMAARLGITTLRTRPALFIGEQPFTVVGIIDDVERKADLLLSVVMPRSTAEKMWGEPAAGGAKMLVSTKIGAAQQVARLAPTALRPDHPEYFKAVPPPDPKTLRGNVTSDLQQLFLLLAAICLVIGAVGIANTTLVAVLERTGEIGLRRALGARGGHITVQFLAESGSLGALGGLIGTSLGTLTVVGVAIARDWTPVVHPTTVAAAPVIGLVTGLVAGLYPAWRASRIQPAEALRR; this is encoded by the coding sequence ATGGCCGGCATGCTGCAGCGTCCGGCCCGGTCCGCGCTGACCGCCCTCGGCACCGTCCTGGGCGTCGGCACCTTCGTGGCGATCCTCGGTCTGACCGCCACCACGTCGTCCCAGATCGACGCCCGGTTCAACGTACTGACCGCCACCGAGGTCAATGTCGAGGACATCGGCCTCGAGCAGAACGAGTTCGTGCCCCTGGCCTTCCCCAAGGACGCCGACGCGCGCGTACAACGGCTCGGCGGGGTCGAGCACGCCGGCGTCTACTGGACCGTCGACACCCGCGACACCGACGCCACCATCAGGTCCTCGCCGGTCGGCGACGCGTCGACGGGCGAACGGTCCAACATCGTCGCCGCGTCACCGGGCGCCGTCGAGGCGGCCGTACCCCATGTGGCGCAGGGCAGGATCTACGACGCCTACGCGGAACGGACCGCTCAGCCCGTGGTCATGATCGGTTCCGGAATGGCCGCCCGGCTGGGCATCACCACCCTGCGGACGCGACCGGCGCTGTTCATCGGCGAGCAGCCGTTCACCGTCGTCGGGATCATCGACGACGTGGAACGCAAGGCCGATCTGCTCCTGTCCGTCGTGATGCCGCGTTCCACGGCGGAGAAGATGTGGGGCGAACCGGCCGCGGGCGGCGCCAAGATGCTGGTCTCCACGAAGATCGGTGCCGCGCAGCAGGTGGCGAGACTGGCGCCCACCGCGCTGCGTCCGGATCACCCCGAGTACTTCAAGGCGGTGCCCCCGCCCGACCCCAAGACCCTGCGCGGGAACGTGACGTCCGACCTCCAGCAGCTCTTCCTGCTGCTGGCGGCGATCTGCCTGGTGATCGGCGCGGTGGGCATCGCCAACACCACGCTGGTCGCGGTGCTGGAGCGCACCGGGGAGATCGGGTTGCGGCGGGCCCTGGGTGCGCGGGGCGGGCACATCACCGTCCAGTTCCTCGCCGAGTCCGGTTCGCTGGGAGCGCTCGGGGGGCTGATAGGCACCAGCCTCGGCACCCTGACCGTGGTGGGGGTCGCCATCGCCCGGGACTGGACTCCCGTCGTGCATCCCACGACGGTCGCGGCGGCTCCGGTCATCGGACTGGTCACCGGTCTGGTCGCCGGCCTCTATCCGGCCTGGCGGGCGTCACGGATCCAACCGGCCGAGGCGCTCCGCAGGTAG
- a CDS encoding ABC transporter ATP-binding protein, producing MSAPGTPVGPPVIEFRQVGLTYPGPPPVPAFRPCDLVIEQGEFVTVIGPSGSGKSTFLNIAGLLDAPTEGTYLLDGIDTGKLKDGDRTALRGRRIGFVFQSFHLLPHRSARENVQLAMVYNGAPRTERRQRAQDALEQVGLGHRLDALPTRLSGGERQRVAIARALVSRPSLLLCDEPTGNLDSRNADSVLGLLEHLHALGMTVLVITHDPAVAERGVRTVTIRDGVLREQVTV from the coding sequence GTGAGCGCCCCCGGTACGCCCGTCGGCCCCCCGGTGATCGAGTTCCGGCAGGTCGGCCTGACCTACCCCGGCCCCCCGCCCGTGCCGGCCTTTCGGCCCTGCGACCTGGTCATCGAGCAGGGCGAGTTCGTGACGGTGATCGGCCCCTCCGGCTCGGGGAAGTCGACGTTCCTGAACATCGCGGGCCTGCTGGACGCCCCGACCGAGGGGACGTACCTCCTGGACGGCATCGACACCGGAAAGCTGAAGGACGGGGACCGCACGGCCCTGCGCGGACGCCGTATCGGCTTCGTGTTCCAGTCCTTCCATCTGCTGCCGCACCGCAGCGCCCGGGAGAACGTCCAGCTGGCCATGGTCTACAACGGCGCCCCCAGGACGGAACGCAGGCAACGCGCCCAGGACGCCCTGGAGCAGGTCGGCCTCGGACACCGGCTGGACGCCCTGCCCACCCGGTTGTCCGGCGGTGAGCGGCAGCGCGTGGCGATAGCCCGTGCGCTGGTGTCCCGGCCCTCGCTGTTGTTGTGCGACGAGCCGACGGGCAACCTGGACAGCCGCAACGCCGATTCCGTCCTCGGCCTGCTGGAGCACCTGCACGCCCTGGGGATGACCGTCCTCGTCATCACCCACGACCCGGCCGTGGCCGAACGCGGCGTGCGCACGGTCACCATCCGCGACGGCGTCCTGCGCGAGCAGGTGACGGTGTGA
- a CDS encoding peptidoglycan-binding protein gives MSEPKQSVPTPGFDRSGEFAPSGEFARPGEFAPSDASDRPGESDRSGESSRAADSGLAQKRRWVAAVAVAAVLLTGAGIAASFVVKSPAQAAAEAEPPPEDVLTAPVENRVLKDSVIIRGTVVAGQSVDVSPSGAGGEGTTGAVVTKAPKKVGTEIKAGQVLVEVSGRPVFALKGRVPVYRDLKPGSTGDDVAQLQSALAGLGHGTGSDPRGTFGAGTKSALTAFYASIGYNPVSAQEDGTTAVQGAQDAVTAAERAWQDAEDARVKTPNADTRKAVDRAAQDLERARTRLTEAQVAAGPMLPASEVVYLSGFPARVDSVNAVLGSAATGKVMTVSAGKLAVNGYLQESQKGLVRVGQKVEILSETTGVKVTASVRSVADTMDTGQEQTTGDPAQNGGAAEGAGGAAAQTQGYLVVVEPEKALPSNTVGQDVRLTVEAASTKGKALVVPVTAITAGADGKTVVTVQEAGDKQRRVEVTTGTTGDGYVEVKPVAGARLAEGDEVVTGVDRTAKGDK, from the coding sequence GTGTCCGAACCCAAACAGTCCGTCCCTACGCCGGGATTCGACCGGTCCGGTGAGTTCGCGCCGTCCGGTGAGTTCGCCCGGCCTGGTGAGTTCGCCCCGTCCGATGCGTCCGACCGGCCTGGTGAGTCCGACCGGTCCGGTGAGTCCTCCCGGGCCGCGGATTCCGGCTTGGCGCAGAAGCGCAGGTGGGTGGCGGCGGTGGCGGTGGCCGCGGTGCTGCTGACCGGCGCCGGCATCGCCGCCTCGTTCGTCGTGAAGTCACCGGCACAGGCCGCGGCCGAGGCCGAGCCGCCGCCGGAGGACGTCCTCACGGCGCCGGTGGAGAACCGGGTGCTCAAGGACTCCGTCATCATCCGCGGCACGGTGGTGGCGGGCCAGTCCGTGGACGTCTCGCCCTCCGGCGCGGGCGGTGAGGGAACGACCGGCGCGGTCGTCACCAAGGCCCCGAAGAAGGTGGGTACGGAGATCAAGGCGGGCCAGGTGCTCGTCGAGGTCTCCGGCCGCCCGGTCTTCGCGCTGAAGGGACGGGTCCCCGTCTACCGTGACCTCAAGCCGGGCTCCACCGGCGACGACGTCGCCCAACTCCAGTCCGCGCTCGCCGGGTTGGGACACGGCACGGGCAGCGACCCGCGCGGCACCTTCGGGGCCGGCACCAAGTCCGCGCTGACCGCGTTCTACGCGTCGATCGGCTACAACCCGGTGTCCGCGCAGGAGGACGGCACCACCGCCGTCCAGGGCGCGCAGGACGCCGTGACCGCCGCCGAACGTGCCTGGCAGGACGCCGAGGACGCCCGCGTGAAGACCCCGAACGCGGACACCCGCAAGGCCGTCGACCGGGCCGCGCAGGATCTGGAACGCGCCCGCACCAGGCTCACCGAGGCACAGGTGGCGGCCGGACCCATGCTGCCCGCGTCCGAGGTCGTCTACCTCTCCGGCTTCCCGGCCCGGGTCGACAGCGTCAACGCGGTGCTCGGCTCCGCGGCCACCGGGAAGGTGATGACCGTCTCCGCCGGCAAACTCGCGGTCAACGGCTATCTCCAGGAGTCCCAGAAGGGGCTCGTCAGGGTCGGCCAGAAGGTCGAGATCCTGTCGGAGACGACGGGCGTCAAGGTCACCGCCTCGGTCCGTTCGGTGGCGGACACCATGGACACCGGGCAGGAGCAGACCACCGGCGATCCGGCACAGAACGGCGGGGCCGCCGAGGGCGCCGGCGGCGCGGCGGCCCAGACGCAGGGCTATCTCGTGGTCGTCGAACCCGAGAAGGCACTGCCGTCGAACACCGTGGGCCAGGACGTCCGGCTGACCGTCGAGGCCGCGTCGACCAAGGGCAAGGCACTCGTCGTCCCCGTCACCGCGATCACCGCCGGGGCCGACGGCAAGACCGTGGTCACCGTCCAGGAGGCCGGGGACAAACAGCGCCGGGTGGAAGTGACGACCGGCACCACCGGCGACGGGTACGTGGAGGTCAAACCGGTCGCCGGCGCGCGTCTGGCCGAGGGCGACGAGGTCGTCACCGGCGTCGACCGCACCGCGAAGGGCGACAAGTGA